The following proteins are co-located in the Shouchella hunanensis genome:
- a CDS encoding UDP-glucose--hexose-1-phosphate uridylyltransferase, which translates to MIHDLIEKLLLYGLQRKLFLPEDKMYIHNRLLHFLGLQAPEETQVTAEDDLEKILTPLLDWAYNKGLFGPNTTTHRDLFDTALMDLMLARPSDVSHTFFSQYQQYDPSYATKAFYQFNKDAHYIRVDRIALNESWDVETPYGPLEITINLSKPEKDPEALAEARKQKTKNLYPSGPLAKENIGYAGSLTQSARQTLRFIPLSLAGEQWYFQFSPYVYYNEHAIVFSGEQQPMKISEKTFMRLFDFIDQFPHYFIGSNADLPIVGGSILEHDHYQGGVYDFPMAQAPLKQDLLPFGNESIRAGIVDWPMSVIRLTGKDRQALITTSTHILTEWRSYTDPQAELYAFSNEEPHNTVTPVLRMKEGNYELDLVLRNNRTTKDHPLGLFHPHQETHAIKKENIGLIEVMGLAILPGRLKQELEEISKYLLSEHAEQLLSTSPYTEKHTHWALKLKNRLGQDLKEENVMGELKKEVGTIFSSVLEHAGIFKDSSEGEKGFLRFWAHCQESWSK; encoded by the coding sequence ATGATTCACGATTTAATTGAAAAGTTACTTTTGTATGGATTACAAAGAAAGCTGTTCTTACCTGAAGATAAAATGTACATCCATAACCGTCTCCTCCATTTTCTAGGCTTACAAGCACCCGAAGAAACTCAGGTCACAGCGGAAGATGATCTTGAAAAGATTTTAACGCCTCTCTTAGATTGGGCTTACAATAAAGGGTTATTTGGACCAAATACAACGACACACCGTGATTTATTCGACACCGCTTTAATGGATCTTATGCTAGCGAGACCGAGTGATGTCTCGCACACATTTTTTTCACAGTATCAACAATACGATCCATCCTATGCAACGAAGGCTTTTTATCAGTTCAATAAAGATGCTCATTATATACGAGTTGATCGCATTGCTCTAAACGAGAGTTGGGACGTGGAAACGCCATATGGTCCGTTAGAAATTACGATAAATCTGTCAAAACCAGAAAAAGATCCTGAAGCTCTTGCAGAAGCTCGTAAGCAGAAAACGAAAAACCTATATCCTTCTGGCCCGCTGGCAAAAGAGAACATTGGGTATGCAGGCTCACTAACTCAGTCCGCCAGACAAACCTTGCGCTTTATTCCTTTATCCTTAGCAGGTGAGCAATGGTATTTTCAGTTTTCTCCATATGTCTATTACAACGAGCATGCTATTGTCTTTTCTGGTGAACAACAACCAATGAAGATTAGCGAAAAAACATTTATGCGGTTATTTGATTTTATCGATCAATTTCCGCATTACTTTATTGGATCAAATGCAGACTTACCAATCGTTGGTGGCTCGATCCTAGAGCACGACCATTATCAAGGTGGCGTGTACGATTTTCCAATGGCACAGGCCCCACTTAAACAAGATTTGCTACCTTTTGGAAACGAATCTATTCGAGCTGGTATTGTCGACTGGCCCATGTCTGTTATTCGTTTAACCGGTAAGGATCGTCAAGCACTTATTACTACATCTACCCATATTCTTACAGAGTGGCGCTCGTATACAGATCCTCAAGCTGAACTCTATGCTTTTTCAAACGAAGAACCGCATAACACTGTTACACCTGTGCTACGGATGAAAGAGGGAAATTATGAGCTTGATTTAGTCTTACGAAATAATCGAACAACAAAAGACCACCCGCTGGGTCTTTTTCATCCACATCAAGAAACACATGCCATCAAAAAAGAGAACATTGGTTTAATTGAGGTAATGGGTTTAGCCATTTTGCCAGGACGCTTAAAACAGGAATTAGAAGAGATTTCTAAATATCTTTTAAGCGAGCACGCTGAACAACTACTTAGCACATCACCTTACACTGAAAAACATACTCATTGGGCATTGAAATTAAAGAATCGATTAGGCCAAGATTTAAAGGAAGAGAACGTAATGGGAGAATTAAAGAAAGAGGTCGGTACGATTTTTTCCAGCGTGCTCGAACACGCTGGAATCTTTAAAGATTCTTCTGAAGGTGAGAAAGGATTTTTACGATTTTGGGCGCATTGTCAAGAATCTTGGTCAAAATAA
- a CDS encoding galactokinase — protein sequence METIERHSLTKAFQAFANEPPSSIYFSPGRVNLIGEHTDYNNGYVFPAALTMGTYLAISFRPDQSIQMKSENFPESYTHLTSSLSYSSEHSWSNYPKGVMRAFQELGYTLPGMNLLYYGTLPNGAGLSSSASIEMVTAFFLNDVLDAGLSRTQLAQLCQKVENDYIGVNSGIMDQYAVGLGKEAHALFIHTGTLEHELVPLALGSYSIVITNTNKKRGLADSKYNERRSECEQGLHILQKEGYPLDSLSDLTTATWAQAKTVVTNNSLKKRVNHVVTENSRVRQAVTFLKAHDLKSLGACMNESHQSLADDYEVTGYELDLLYSIQKEQQGCIGTRMTGAGFGGCTVSLVHQEYIDAFKENVSFLYEQKTSIKPDFYVSLAGDGVKKLD from the coding sequence ATGGAAACCATTGAACGACATTCTCTTACTAAAGCCTTTCAAGCATTTGCTAACGAACCACCTTCAAGTATCTACTTTTCTCCAGGTCGCGTTAACCTAATTGGCGAACATACGGATTATAACAATGGCTATGTATTTCCAGCTGCCCTTACCATGGGAACTTACTTGGCAATTAGCTTTAGACCTGATCAATCGATTCAAATGAAAAGCGAAAATTTCCCAGAATCCTATACTCATTTGACTAGCTCTTTGTCTTATTCAAGTGAACATAGCTGGAGTAATTATCCAAAAGGTGTCATGCGTGCATTTCAAGAACTTGGTTATACCTTACCGGGAATGAATTTACTCTATTATGGAACACTTCCTAACGGGGCTGGACTCTCTTCTTCCGCATCCATTGAAATGGTTACAGCGTTTTTCTTAAACGATGTACTCGATGCCGGGCTAAGTCGTACTCAACTTGCTCAACTTTGCCAAAAGGTTGAAAATGACTACATCGGTGTAAACAGCGGCATTATGGACCAGTACGCTGTTGGTCTTGGAAAAGAGGCACATGCGCTGTTTATACATACAGGTACACTTGAACACGAACTCGTTCCACTTGCGTTAGGTTCTTACTCGATCGTTATTACAAATACCAATAAAAAACGTGGACTTGCTGATTCAAAGTACAATGAACGCCGCTCAGAATGTGAACAAGGGTTACACATTCTACAAAAAGAAGGCTATCCTTTAGACTCATTAAGTGATTTAACTACAGCGACATGGGCGCAAGCTAAAACGGTAGTAACAAATAACAGTTTAAAAAAACGCGTGAATCATGTTGTGACCGAAAATTCACGCGTGAGACAAGCTGTGACTTTTTTAAAAGCACATGACTTAAAAAGCCTAGGGGCATGCATGAATGAGTCTCATCAATCACTTGCTGATGACTATGAAGTAACTGGCTACGAACTCGATTTGCTTTATTCAATCCAAAAAGAGCAGCAAGGTTGTATCGGCACAAGAATGACTGGCGCTGGATTTGGAGGTTGTACAGTCAGCCTCGTCCATCAAGAGTATATTGATGCTTTTAAAGAAAATGTTTCGTTCCTTTATGAACAGAAAACATCCATTAAACCCGATTTTTATGTGAGTCTAGCTGGTGACGGCGTTAAAAAATTGGATTAG
- a CDS encoding CotD family spore coat protein: MGHRCSKCGNMQNVHISETDPIIHSPKRRIVEEVEVVIVPEVHPIETIVKRKKIFRHVHHYPEKIIVEEEQHTENVPCSQNHQNRPPRRGWGWFL; the protein is encoded by the coding sequence ATGGGTCATCGATGCTCGAAATGCGGCAACATGCAAAATGTCCACATATCGGAAACCGATCCTATTATCCACTCTCCGAAAAGAAGAATTGTGGAAGAAGTTGAAGTCGTAATTGTGCCCGAAGTACATCCAATCGAAACCATCGTCAAACGCAAAAAAATTTTCCGACATGTTCATCACTATCCAGAAAAAATCATTGTAGAAGAAGAACAACATACAGAGAATGTACCGTGTAGTCAAAATCACCAAAATCGTCCTCCAAGACGAGGCTGGGGCTGGTTTCTTTAA
- the guaC gene encoding GMP reductase, producing MENVFDYEDIQLIPAKCVVNSRSECDTSVELGGRTFKLPVVPANMQTIIDENIALYLAENDYFYVMHRFQPEKRYNFVKEMQERGLYASISVGVKEEEYGFVEQLAADQVIPEYITIDIAHGHSNAVIQMIQHIKKYLPTSFVIAGNVGTPEAVRELENAGADATKVGIGPGKVCITKIKTGFGTGGWQLAALRWCAKAASKPIIADGGIRTNGDIAKSVRFGASMVMIGSLFAGHEESPGETTEIDGKRVKEYFGSASEFQKGEKKNVEGKKMFVEHKGSLKDTLDEMQQDLQSSISYAGGTKLESIRNVDYVVVKNSIFNGDKVY from the coding sequence ATGGAAAATGTATTTGATTACGAAGATATTCAATTAATTCCCGCTAAATGTGTGGTGAATAGTCGATCAGAATGTGACACAAGTGTAGAATTAGGTGGTCGAACATTTAAGTTACCTGTTGTGCCAGCAAACATGCAAACCATTATAGATGAGAACATTGCACTTTATTTAGCTGAAAACGATTATTTTTATGTCATGCATCGTTTCCAGCCAGAGAAACGGTATAACTTTGTAAAAGAGATGCAAGAACGAGGACTATATGCATCGATTAGTGTAGGAGTAAAAGAGGAAGAATATGGATTCGTTGAACAACTAGCTGCCGATCAAGTTATACCAGAGTACATTACAATTGATATTGCACATGGTCATTCAAATGCTGTCATTCAAATGATTCAACATATAAAAAAGTACTTACCGACTAGCTTCGTCATCGCTGGGAATGTTGGTACGCCTGAAGCAGTACGTGAGTTAGAGAACGCAGGCGCAGATGCAACAAAAGTTGGTATTGGACCGGGAAAAGTCTGTATTACAAAAATTAAAACAGGATTCGGTACAGGTGGCTGGCAATTAGCCGCATTACGCTGGTGTGCAAAAGCTGCTAGCAAGCCAATTATCGCTGATGGCGGTATTCGTACAAATGGTGACATTGCAAAATCGGTTCGATTTGGCGCATCCATGGTGATGATCGGGTCGCTATTTGCAGGTCACGAAGAATCGCCGGGTGAGACAACGGAGATAGACGGGAAACGTGTAAAAGAATATTTTGGCTCTGCATCTGAGTTCCAAAAAGGCGAAAAGAAAAACGTTGAGGGCAAAAAAATGTTCGTAGAGCATAAAGGCTCTTTAAAGGACACATTAGATGAAATGCAACAAGATCTTCAATCCTCCATTTCCTACGCCGGAGGCACGAAGCTTGAATCCATTCGAAACGTTGATTATGTAGTTGTGAAAAACTCCATTTTTAATGGCGATAAAGTTTATTAA
- a CDS encoding NCS2 family permease, which translates to MDRFFQLSANKTSIRQEAIAGLTTFLAMAYILFVNPDILGAAGMDQGAVFVATALAAMVGSIIMGLIANYPIALAPGMGLNAFFAYTVVINYGMSWQAALFAVFASGVIFIFITIFKLREKIINAIPEELKYAAGAGIGLFIAFIGLKNAGIVVGDEATLVTMGNLQTPGTLLAIFGIVVTIILVVMNIKGAVFYGLALTALVGIITGMNSLDGGIISMPPSLTTFGAAFQPVSWTEEIFTLQMLIVVLTFLFIVFFDTAGTLFAVATQAGFVKDNRLPRAGRALFADASATTVGAIFGTSTTTAYVESTSGVAVGGRTGLTAIFTGLFFLVALFFSPLLSVITGEVTAPALIVVGVMMATSLRHIDWTKMEIAVPVFFTVVTMPLTYSIATGIALGFVLYPLTMVVKGRGKELHPLMYLLFVAFVLFLFFLPH; encoded by the coding sequence ATGGATCGATTCTTTCAATTAAGTGCAAACAAAACATCAATACGACAAGAAGCAATAGCAGGGCTAACAACGTTTCTTGCAATGGCTTATATTTTGTTCGTAAATCCAGATATATTAGGTGCAGCTGGAATGGATCAGGGCGCTGTCTTCGTGGCCACTGCATTAGCAGCAATGGTCGGTTCGATCATCATGGGCTTAATAGCTAATTACCCAATTGCACTGGCACCAGGAATGGGCTTAAACGCCTTCTTTGCATACACAGTCGTTATCAATTATGGTATGTCTTGGCAAGCAGCATTATTTGCTGTATTTGCTTCTGGTGTTATCTTTATTTTTATTACGATTTTTAAACTTAGAGAAAAAATTATCAATGCCATTCCAGAGGAACTTAAGTATGCTGCTGGGGCGGGGATTGGATTATTTATTGCGTTTATTGGTTTAAAGAACGCTGGAATTGTTGTTGGAGATGAAGCAACGCTTGTTACAATGGGAAATCTTCAAACACCTGGAACATTACTTGCGATTTTCGGGATTGTCGTGACGATTATTCTTGTTGTGATGAATATAAAAGGCGCTGTCTTTTACGGTCTTGCTTTAACTGCATTAGTAGGAATTATTACTGGAATGAACAGTTTGGATGGTGGAATTATTTCCATGCCACCAAGCTTAACCACCTTCGGGGCTGCATTTCAACCTGTAAGCTGGACAGAAGAAATCTTTACGCTACAAATGCTGATTGTCGTTTTAACATTCTTATTCATTGTATTCTTTGATACAGCAGGAACATTGTTTGCAGTAGCGACACAGGCAGGTTTTGTAAAAGATAACCGTTTACCGCGAGCTGGAAGAGCGTTATTTGCAGATGCTAGTGCCACAACAGTTGGAGCGATCTTCGGAACATCGACAACGACGGCTTATGTTGAATCTACATCAGGTGTTGCTGTTGGTGGTCGGACAGGACTTACCGCTATTTTTACGGGATTGTTTTTCTTAGTCGCATTATTCTTCTCGCCACTTTTATCCGTTATAACTGGAGAAGTGACGGCACCTGCTTTAATTGTAGTTGGTGTGATGATGGCTACATCATTGCGTCACATTGATTGGACTAAAATGGAAATTGCTGTTCCCGTGTTCTTTACTGTTGTAACGATGCCGTTAACATATAGTATTGCAACTGGTATTGCACTTGGCTTCGTTCTTTACCCATTAACAATGGTTGTAAAGGGACGAGGAAAAGAATTACATCCGTTAATGTACTTGTTGTTTGTAGCTTTTGTTCTTTTCCTATTTTTCTTACCACATTAA
- a CDS encoding 3-oxoacyl-ACP synthase III family protein: MSSVIVRNVAKYLPKTVKNREEMRTHFASVGAQVDSLFDVGGRENHPYIEDYRKETSVTMATKACEALLEKEGLSLQDVQGFFFVSDAPEYTVPSNAITIVNALGDGNDGAVKFVMDLNQNCTGLLSSFDMVSAYMKTRKDLKRCVLVSVFNSTHISHKEDPATYGFLTDGSSALLLEKIDQGGKGILDSDTLIGSDGWELMSFPSAGYSKVFKEETSLRERTLRWDVGPAGWIPDKYMEVLPGLLERNGLTESDVDYFICSQFHEGLVKRTCELMNSTMDKWLFVSRSYGYAGNASPGFAFEEGLRSGKFTEGKTIVWFSFGAGYTLSALLYRF; the protein is encoded by the coding sequence TTGAGTAGTGTAATCGTTAGAAATGTCGCTAAGTATTTACCTAAAACCGTTAAGAATCGTGAAGAAATGCGTACTCATTTTGCGTCTGTTGGCGCTCAAGTTGACTCTCTATTCGATGTTGGTGGTCGTGAAAATCATCCATACATAGAGGACTACCGGAAAGAGACATCGGTTACAATGGCTACGAAAGCATGTGAAGCGTTGCTTGAAAAGGAAGGACTTTCTTTACAAGATGTACAGGGATTTTTCTTTGTATCAGATGCGCCAGAGTATACGGTTCCGTCAAATGCCATCACAATTGTCAATGCATTAGGAGATGGAAATGATGGTGCCGTTAAATTTGTAATGGATTTGAACCAGAACTGTACAGGATTGCTCTCTTCATTTGATATGGTAAGCGCGTATATGAAAACTCGAAAAGATCTTAAGCGCTGTGTGCTTGTAAGTGTGTTTAATTCGACTCACATCTCTCACAAAGAAGATCCTGCGACATATGGTTTTTTAACAGACGGCTCTAGTGCACTACTACTTGAAAAGATCGACCAAGGTGGAAAAGGTATCCTCGATTCAGATACGTTAATTGGCTCAGACGGTTGGGAGCTGATGAGCTTTCCTTCTGCTGGCTATTCAAAAGTTTTTAAAGAAGAGACATCGTTACGTGAGCGAACGTTACGATGGGATGTAGGGCCGGCAGGATGGATTCCGGATAAATATATGGAAGTGCTGCCTGGTTTACTAGAACGCAATGGCTTAACAGAATCAGATGTTGACTATTTTATTTGCTCGCAATTCCACGAAGGTCTAGTGAAACGAACGTGTGAGTTAATGAATTCTACTATGGACAAGTGGTTATTTGTTAGCAGATCATATGGCTATGCGGGAAATGCTTCTCCAGGCTTTGCGTTTGAAGAAGGTTTGCGTTCTGGTAAGTTCACTGAAGGAAAAACAATTGTGTGGTTTTCATTTGGTGCAGGTTACACACTCTCTGCATTGCTATACAGATTTTAA
- a CDS encoding phosphatidylglycerophosphatase A family protein: MIHNITIELAIENLEDRGVTIEDIMDLVYDLQTPYVPNLTKEMCRNHVMKVLAKREVQNALLTGIELDRLAEQKKLSSPIQEIIESDEGLYGIDEIIALSIVNVYGSIGLTNFGYVDKIKPGILAKLNDHNQEKCHTFLDDIVGAIAAAASSRLAHSEEGAGVRD, translated from the coding sequence TTGATTCACAACATTACAATTGAATTAGCGATAGAAAATCTAGAAGATCGCGGTGTCACCATTGAAGACATTATGGACCTAGTCTATGATCTTCAAACACCTTATGTTCCAAACTTAACGAAGGAAATGTGCCGCAATCATGTGATGAAAGTGCTTGCGAAGCGTGAAGTACAAAATGCATTATTAACAGGAATTGAGTTGGATCGTTTAGCCGAACAAAAAAAGCTGTCATCTCCTATACAAGAAATTATTGAATCGGATGAAGGACTTTATGGAATTGATGAAATTATCGCTCTTTCCATCGTCAATGTGTACGGATCGATCGGCTTAACAAACTTTGGTTATGTGGACAAAATCAAACCAGGTATATTGGCAAAATTAAACGATCATAATCAAGAAAAATGCCATACCTTTCTTGACGACATTGTCGGCGCTATTGCAGCGGCTGCGTCAAGTCGCCTTGCTCATTCCGAAGAAGGCGCCGGTGTGCGTGATTAA